From a single Verrucomicrobiota bacterium genomic region:
- a CDS encoding DUF1080 domain-containing protein, with translation MKKPPIKLSSLAYILLIGIIGNTSHAEWVDLFDGKSLKGWTIKNGWAEYRIEDGAIVGKSVPKSPNTFLASDKNYGDFILELEVKIDEGLNSGIQFRSHSFPEYREGRVHGYQFELDTAIRRWTAGIYDEARRGWLYPVDLHPEAKTLFKQGEWNKVRIECVGTSIRTWLNGSPVSHLIDDLTSSGFIALQVHGVGNNSDALGKEVAWRNIRINTDVKTPTKNEGFYIRNLLPNNLAMVEKNQGWKLLWDGKTTKGWRKISEPEFPQDGWEVKDGSFTVLADEDGKDPGGGDIVAVDQYGAFELDFEFLPTKGANSGIKYFVTEGGKAALGLEYQILDDKVHPDASQGVGGNRTCASLYDLIPAAREVSTRKVPVNIDDWNHGRIIVKPDGHVEHWLNDFKVLEYERGSDSFNALIAKSKYAKYEGFGLGEKGFIALTDHHDRVSYRSIKIREL, from the coding sequence ATGAAAAAACCACCTATAAAGCTCAGCTCCCTCGCATATATACTGTTAATCGGAATAATCGGAAATACATCTCACGCCGAATGGGTGGATCTTTTCGACGGGAAATCACTGAAGGGCTGGACCATTAAAAATGGCTGGGCTGAATACCGAATTGAAGATGGTGCCATCGTAGGGAAAAGCGTTCCGAAATCGCCTAACACCTTTTTGGCTTCGGACAAGAATTATGGAGACTTCATTCTGGAGCTTGAAGTGAAAATTGACGAGGGTCTTAACTCGGGAATCCAGTTTCGCAGCCACAGTTTTCCTGAGTATCGTGAAGGACGTGTACATGGGTATCAATTCGAGTTGGACACCGCCATTCGTCGCTGGACAGCCGGCATTTACGATGAAGCTCGCCGTGGTTGGCTTTACCCGGTTGACCTACACCCGGAAGCCAAGACCTTGTTTAAACAAGGTGAATGGAATAAAGTCCGGATTGAGTGTGTAGGCACTTCCATCCGCACCTGGCTGAACGGCAGTCCTGTTTCTCATTTGATCGATGATCTCACCTCGTCAGGCTTCATTGCCCTGCAGGTGCATGGAGTCGGGAATAACTCGGACGCCTTGGGCAAAGAAGTTGCCTGGCGCAATATTCGCATTAACACGGACGTCAAAACACCAACGAAGAACGAAGGATTTTACATCCGAAACCTATTACCTAATAACCTTGCCATGGTGGAAAAGAACCAGGGTTGGAAACTGTTGTGGGATGGCAAAACCACCAAGGGTTGGAGAAAAATTAGTGAACCGGAATTCCCCCAAGATGGATGGGAAGTTAAGGACGGCTCGTTCACCGTGCTTGCGGATGAAGATGGAAAAGATCCGGGTGGAGGAGATATTGTAGCCGTAGATCAATACGGGGCATTCGAACTCGATTTTGAATTTTTACCCACCAAGGGTGCCAACAGTGGAATCAAATATTTTGTAACGGAAGGCGGCAAAGCGGCCTTGGGACTCGAGTATCAAATCCTCGATGACAAGGTTCATCCGGATGCAAGCCAGGGAGTTGGTGGCAATCGCACCTGCGCCTCCCTTTATGATCTCATCCCAGCAGCGCGCGAAGTTTCCACCCGCAAGGTTCCCGTAAATATCGATGACTGGAACCATGGAAGAATTATCGTCAAGCCGGATGGACATGTAGAGCATTGGCTGAACGATTTCAAAGTGCTGGAATACGAACGCGGCTCAGATAGCTTCAACGCATTGATCGCGAAAAGTAAGTATGCAAAATATGAAGGATTTGGACTGGGAGAAAAGGGATTTATCGCCCTCACCGATCATCACGACCGTGTGAGTTACAGGAGTATCAAGATCCGGGAACTGTAG